One genomic region from Patescibacteria group bacterium encodes:
- a CDS encoding DUF4870 domain-containing protein encodes MDNQPINKDIEDNKVLAAIGYIWILFLIPLLAKKDSPFCQFHGKQGMVLFVAWVFLVMVGWIPFLGWLIAIFGSFILVIFSLVGLIKALTGESWELPFLGQYAKKINL; translated from the coding sequence ATGGATAATCAGCCAATTAACAAAGACATTGAAGACAATAAGGTATTAGCCGCCATCGGCTATATTTGGATTTTATTTTTGATTCCGCTTTTAGCCAAAAAAGACAGCCCGTTTTGCCAATTTCACGGCAAGCAAGGTATGGTGCTTTTTGTGGCTTGGGTTTTTTTAGTGATGGTGGGCTGGATTCCTTTTTTGGGCTGGCTTATCGCGATTTTCGGCAGTTTTATTTTAGTTATCTTCTCTCTTGTTGGCCTGATTAAAGCTTTAACCGGCGAATCTTGGGAATTGCCGTTTCTTGGCCAATACGCCA